gaTTGAAGGTTAGTTTTGTGACTACTTGAAGTGTACACCCATACACCAAAGAAATTGGCTGCTATTTTCTagttttttccttcttcttgggGGGAGCAAGGTATTGCAGATTAACATTGTTTTGTGATTCCTGTCAAACGCACCTCGCTGTGCTCTAGGATCGTTAGGCTCAAACAGCCCCCACTGGATACCACGAGCCATACCAGACTTTTAGGAAGAGAAGTAAGCTCTGTTCCCGAGCCAAAACCTGGCGATGTTGTAATTGTTCGAAGGGGCCCCCTCCTAGTGTCTTCCTGCAAAATGATCCAACTGTATGCTAGGTTCTCGAAAGACTAGGCTGGGGTACTCTTACCGGAAGTTGGACAGAGAGTGTCATTGCTTCTCTTGGGCGATCGGGAACTCAGCCTGGTGGGCTCATAGGGGGAGCACAGGTTCTAGGAAGGGACGCATCAAGTGTGCTCTCACACACTGGGAAGAGCTGAAACTCATCGAAACACGCAACTTTCACACTGAGATTGAATCCGTCAGGATGTTCTGTCAGTAGGCAATGGCTGTGCTTAATGGCGGTTAAAGATAACTGGTATTTGAGAACTTGTAGTCATAGTAGGGGTATTGGTACATTACTAGTAGCAGAACCGACCAAGACAAACGATATCAAGCAAAAATGGGTAAATCGTATGTTTAACTAGCAACAATTTGAATAGACTACAGGACAATAATAGTCTCTATGGTCAGATAACCAGAGTGGTAGAATTATAGCTATAACTGAGTTCCATATATGGATAATTTCTCAAAGACACATTTGACAACCCGTGATAGCACATATCAGGTACTATAACCCTCCATAATGTGGTTATTACTGCGATAGTCAGTTCGCTTATTGAAGGATAAAGTCTCAATGGATCAAACAAAATACACTATCAATTATAGAGATCCCATGCTTATAACTGTCATCACACTATGAATTCTCTGTACAATTATTATGGCAATCATAAAGTTATTAGTGGATATGTGGATTTTATATGTGTCCAGGACATGTTACAACAATTAAATGGGTTTTATATGTTAATGCTATAGCTTGTTCTGAAAACTACTGAAATTACAATCATTAAGAAACATCTACTAACATTTTGttaatcaaattttttttcaaacCATACTCTCTAGACTTCCAGTGGATAAAAAAGTAAGCGAGCTACACCACATATTGTTCAAACGGGATTCTACTACAATgtgaatatcaaaaaatgaagatcTACAAAGTAACTAATAGTTGCAAATGCTAATGGATACTAGAGgaactatttttttggtgCTGTAGAAGATGAATATGTTTTTACACATAATATATGGTAGTGTTCAAGGTCTTTGAATGTAAACTGGAATGAATGTATGAGAGGAAATTTGGGggttaaaaaaattgatgattTCGCATATTATTACAGTCACGGTTACAGATCTCGTACTCGTTACATGTTCCAACGTGACTTCCGTAAGCACGGTGCTATTGCATTGTCCACTTACTTGAAGGTCTACAAGGTTGGTGACATTGTCGATATCAAGGCTAACGGTTCCATCCAAAAGGGTATGCCACACAAGTTCTACCAAGGTAAGACCGGTGTTGTCTACAACGTCACCAAGTCTTCCGTTGGTGTCATCGTTAACAAGATGGTTGGTAACAGATACTTGGAAAAGAGATTGAACTTGAGAGTCGAACACGTCAAGCACTCCAAGTGTAGACAAGAATTTTTGGACAGAGTTAAGTCTAACGCTGCCAAGAGAGCTGAAGCCAAGGCCCAAGGTAAGGCTGTCCAATTGAAGAGACAACCAGCTCAACCAAGAGAAGCCCGTGTCGTCTCCACTGAAGGTAACGTTCCTCAAACTTTGGCCCCAGTCGCTTACGAAACCTTCATCTAATCGTGTTTGTCTTCAAAGGAATACGTATCTCTACTTTTTAAACAGTATCattttttacattttttttaaaataaaaaatataacaaacCACATAATCATAAgatatattattactattagtattattatttcctGTTCTCTTATCTCACGTATATCTCACCGAGAAGGATAGGCTCAAAGGCAACCCAAACACCGTTTATTGCTCGAATAAATCAATTAGCAATGCGGTGATACCACATAAGTTATGAAGTTGTTTCGTCTATTTTTAAGCTATCACATTTAGAGCACAATGTACTACCATGCGATAAAGATTTAGCAAAATTCAGCCTCTGTATTGCTATTATGTATTCTTATTGCTTCTGACGAGCTTTTATCAACcttagctcatcgcatcgaAAGAAAAAGCCCCGGGCCTATCAACCACCCCCACTATAAAAAGTGCAAATGTCCGATGTCAACACTCGAACATAACACTGATTAACTCACACCACTAACCGCCAAAAGAATAGACAATAGCATACTAAGATTACATTTATCTGCAAAGGTTACATCGTGATATTGCcactttgaaagaataGGCTAGGATACAACGACGTTGCTAAAGCAAGGGGAGTTTCAAACATACCGCCTCAAGATTTCAGGAACCCCATTAAAAACATCTTTAAGGAGCATAAAATAACATACCCGAAGGTTATCATTGGAACTAAAGCTACAAAAGGAGTATTTTTCAGTTAAAGTTGAAAGTTTTAAATTAAGAGATGCCGTTAATACCTGACTCTATACAGTCGATAGGGGTTTTTCATGTGGATGACCCTTTCAACCCTATGCCAGATCCAGGTGATGCTGATCCTGAGACTGTCgcttttgcattttttataGGAATTGCGGTTGTATTTTCACTGTTATTGATTACATTAGTATGTACTGCTGCTTATCTAGTTTGTACCAGCTCTTACGAAGGTGAATACGATGAAGAATTAGCTAATAATGGAGATGGTAGTAGACGTGGTATCTTGAATTTCCGACCATTGTTTGGTAAGAAGAACTCAAATGGTTTGCTATTAGATTCTAATTTTACTAATCCAGGCGAATTTGATGACAACGAGGAGTTTATCGAGCGGGAACGTGAAGCGCTAATAAAGATGTCACCATTTGAAGTAGATTCTTATATGAGAGCCAAAGAATTTCAGATAGTGTCGCCACCTGCTGTCCAAGAGTTTGGTACGTACCTTGACTCAAAAGATTTGCAGATGATTAAAGATAGAGGCATACAGAGCTACTATTTCATTCCTAGTATTAATGACAATGTCGATAAAAGTGGCCATTTTTTGCCAAGCTTTTTAGTACAAGATAAATTAGAGGTAGAATTTACCAGATGGAATAAAAGTTCTTCAGCAGTGCTCAACTATCCATTACCATACAACAAAAAGGATGCTGTTTATTTTGAAGTAAAAGTTTACAATCATAAACCCAACTCCAATTCTATATTCAGTATTGGTTTGGTGACTGTTCCTTACCCATATTTCAGGATTCCCGGAATGTGTAAATTTTCTATTGCTTATGAGTCAACTGGTAAGCTAAGGATTAATGACCCATTCTTTCCTAGCACCTTGCTACCTAAATTAGTTGAAGGAGATGTAGTTGGTTTTGGGTATAGGTTCAAGACAGGTACTATATTCATTACGCACAATGGTAAGAAATTGATGGATGTTACACAAAATGTCAGTGTTGAGCTTTTCATAGCACTAGGCGCAATGAATGCTTCATATACCCGAACGTACACAAAAGATGGCTTACTCGAGGATCCAGACAACATTGAACTAAGAAATGCTCTAGCAGAAGGGAGGGAACTCAAACTCAGCaaagatattcaaaatCCTCATAACCCAATGGATGAGACAAAATGGGACATAATTGACTCAGATGAGATCGAGCTTCATGTAAATTTAGGACAAACAGGATTTGTTTTCATAGAAGCAAATGTCAAGAAGTATGGTTTTGGGAGTGTTTTCGGGGAAATAGGAATACCTCCAGCTTATAATCCCAATGATATACAAAAAGACAAACTGATACAAAAAGGGGAAGAACTACCTCCCCAATATCCTGAGGATACAGAGAATTTTGGGTTATTTGGTAATCTAAAAATTAAGAGTCACATAAAAAACCCATTGAAAGAAGTTAGTAGTAATCCTTCTGCTCCAGAATTAATCCAAAAAAAGCTCAAGACACCTATCGTGAAGACTCCAAAAGTCGGAATATATGAATTTACCACCCCAATTGACAGAAAGAGGGAAACGAATATGCAGCCATCAATAAACCCTCCTGTTTATGAAATTAACGATACTAGACAATCTTCTCCGGAAATTACGAATGAAACGATATcaaatgaagaaacagTATCAAGCTCCTCTAAGGCAGAGCCGGCTTTGCAACATGGGCAATCAAATAAAACACCAAATAAACGGCAAAATAAGAAGACgaagcaaagaaaaaacaaaaagaaaggaaagaaaaataaataaaatcagTGCATCGTTATCCCTTCAGAGGGCAAAATAACATTATAAAAACTATATGAAAAATACCCCAATTTATCACTTAACTTGCATAAGactttataattttttatgaCCATTTATATACTACCTAGGAAAGTTCTGATAAGTCAGCTGGCATTGGCTTAACTTTAATCTTATAATATTTCTCTATCTCCTTCATACGCGAGGCATCAATTTTTGTTAGGAAATTAATTGCCACACCTTTTCTTCCAAATCTTCCACTTCTACCAATTCTATGAACATAGTTTTCTGTGATTTCCGGTAAATCATAATTTATTACCAATGATACTTGCTGTACATCAATACCCCTCGCCCATACATCGGTCGAAATCAGTACCCGGGATTGGCCTGTTCTAAATTCATTCATAACTCTATCTCTCTCATCTTGCTTCATATCACCATGCATGGAGATAACTGCAAAATTGGATTGTTTTAGCTTGTGCGCTAACCAGTCtaccttttttttactattacaaaatataacacACTGAGTAATTGTTAGGGAGTCGTAAATATCACACAATGTATCAAATTTccattcttctttttcgACATTAACGTAGTATTGCTTAATGCCTTCCAGTGTTATCTCATCTCTTTTAACCAAAATTTTGACAGGATCATTCATAAATTTCTTAGttatttcaagaatttcAGGACTCATGGTGGCACTAACAACCACCACTTGTGAAGTTCTTGGCAATTTAGTGAAGATATCATAAATTTGGTGTTTGAAACCCAGTGTATCGCTGAGAAGTTCATCAGCTTCATCCAAAACTAAAATCTGGACATGTCTAGTCTCTATCAATCGTCTTTTTATCATATCTAGAACTCTTCCTGGTGTACCACTAATGACTTGGCAACCATGcttttgaattttcttcaaatcatcTTTCATAGTTTTACCTCCAGTCATTGCATAGGCCTTGACGTTCATGTAGTCACCCAAGTTTGTGACAACTTTACCAATCTGAGCAGCCAATTCTCTAGTTGGAGATAAAACTAGTGCTTGCAAATCATGTTTCTTTAGATCAATAGCTTGCAACATACCAATCGTGAATGTTGCAGTCTTACCAGTACCGGACTGTGCTTGTGCAATAACATCTTTGCCGGAAATAATTTGTGTTATAGCTCTAGACTGAATAGCAGATGGTGCTTCAAAGCCATACGAATATATGCCTCGCAATAAACCCTCTTTCAGATCCATAGACTCGAAGGTGGCAGATATTTTTAGTTTCTTAGAAGACTTAAACTTTAATTTTAAGTCATGTTCTCGGTTGAAAGACATAGTTGTTTGTGTAATTTTCTGTGGTTCTCAAGTTTTCGATTATACAAGCACTTTGATTCAACAAATAATAGTAAATTgtaaaatatttttgaaatgtgACTAAGTTAGCTCTCATTTGATCGACTATATTGaatgagctcatcgcagcCTTGTGCTGCTCAtcgaatttttttcaagttaAAAATCGGCGATGAGCTGCAGTGGatgaaaatcaaataataaaccTACATACTTTAAATTGCTATTTGATCTGCAGAAATAGAATGACTTCATATTACCTTTGAACAATCAATTTTCTAAAGTGACTAGAGTTATTTTAGAAGAATAAACTTTAAATACTCAAATTATAAGTATGGATAAGCGTATACTTCTACTAATTGGTGGAGGACATGATACTGGTGTCAAGTCGATGAGCAATGAGCTGAAGACGAAATTTGACAGCCTGTTTCCTGAGTCGAATATCAAAGTTATTGATATAGACTATGAACAGGAATATATGATATCACCAGCACGGATTAAGAGAAGCTATTCTAACGAAGATTACGATTTTGATGTTCTCTACAATACATTAACACATCAATCGGAACATAAAGCAGAAGGGGAGGTTGATATAATAATTGTATGTGGTTGTTATGCACTTTACaatcaaaaaatcaatgaaTTGGCAAATTTGAGAGTATTTGTTGAAAGTGATGGCGATGTTAGGTTGATTAATAAAATTAGGTCAGAAAATATTGACAACTCAGAACAACTAGCAACCACTCTTCAGGAGTATCTACAGAACCTACGACCTGAGATGGAGAATTATATCGAACCAACTAGAGTGCATGCTCATTTAATAATCCCATACGCAAATAAGGACTCTGGTGTGGCTATTATTGTCGATGGTATGGTCAAAATTGTTAATGAGGTCTCAAATTCTAGATCACCAGACAGACAAAATTCGAAAGAAATAGCTAGAAATCAATTATACGACTTCTTGGGTGAAAGCATGGATAATGAACGCAGCAGATATTACGATTTGGCTTAAAGATGTTCTCGCATTGCATTTgcatataaatatttaattaTACCTTTACAATCTAAGCATTAATGCAAGCATATAATTCCTTCAGTATGTAAGTATTTACTTTCAATGGAGATAGTTTGTGAATTTCCAAGATTTTTatctttgttcttcaagCAAATGTTCAAACCACTATTATcaccaaaatattaaacaCCTGCGAAATAATTAAAGCGCCAGGGATGGAATAATAATATGCTACATCACTATCATCAGTTCATGGTTtttaataaagaaaaacgaatatatattttaaatgcTATAATTTAATGCTGCAATATTATATAGCAATCAAAGGTCTTCATTGCTGATACTTCAAGGTGACATATAATGACAGGAACATTACGGCAAAACCGAAATATATCAACAGTAAGCTCAACCTTCTGTATAACCTGTCCTCCTTAGTCATAGTATGTCCAATAGCCAAGGCATCTGTACCAATCAGCTTATAACCAAATAAACCCGGAAgaataaatgaaattgatgtCGATCCTGTTGCACCAACTAATGAAAGAACTAAAGCAAATGACTTTACATTCAGAGCCATTGCATACATACTTACCAAAAGCAATGCTGTAATTATATAAAACCTTGTCTCCGGGAAAGGGACGTCATGCTCAACGCCATTCAGCCCACCTTTGGGCGGTTCTTCCTCATGACCATGCTCCTGATATATAACGTTATTACTGTCCAAGAGATCTTCATTTAATTCCTCACAATCATTaacttcatcatcattaatAATTAAGTTAATGGGTCTGGAGGTATGTGTTTCAGCTGTGACATAATTAGAAGCTTCAGAATCCCTTGCTGAAATTTCGGGCGTAAGACTCGACTTCtcaaatttgatgataaacCAGACAACTATGTTATTAATCGCAGTTCTCAATGGATGAAATAAAAGTGGAAATGTGAGAATCAACATCATAGCTAGACAGAATTTACCTATTCCGATAGCTAATGAATCGGAGTCGTaattcaaaagaatatttCCCATTGTTAGACTACCAAAAGTCAGATAACCAAACAAAccaacaaataaaaataaaatggtTGATATTAAAATAGAGCTATCCACTACCTTTCTGACGTTAGTCATGGAATTATCCTGCAGCTCATTAACGATTGTGAATATGTTCATAGCGCCGACATAAGCGAAGATAATAATGGAAAACGTTGACAATAATCCCTTATAATCATAAACTTTAAACCATGAGATTTCTCCTCTTTCGAAACTAATCTCAGGTGCGAATGCAACATCTGTTAGATACCTGAACCCAATTAATAGCGATAAATATAGAAGTGCTATCACTCCCACAATACTAGAATATTTCAAGTTGTCTAGTTTCTTTAAACAGCATAGAGGAACAACAAGTATAGCAGATAACAATATCCAGTATTTCCTCTCACCACCAAATAAATCAGGGAAAAAGTCTCCCACGAGCACTAGATAGCTTAGTCCTACCCCAAAACATTGTACAACCATAGCCAAATCAAAAAGTGGAGCCAAAGATGGGTACGTAAGCATACATATAGTGAAGAATGAAGAGTTCCTGGGGTTTATCAGTGTCTTTGAGCATTTGGCAAGTAATATTAATCCAAAGCTAGATGTGACTGCTGCCAAGAAGATCAATAACAACCCGACTGCAACACCATCATTCTTGAAAGCAAAGGGTATAGCAAATAAGCCAGCACCAACAATGGTCTTCACTAAATTTGTAATCGACGATCCAACTGTAGCAGTAGGGTTGTCTATCATAGCTGTGAATACAACAGGGTTTTGGTGAGTATTTGAAGTCTTTCGGAGTAAACACCGCTCCCTATAAATGTAATCAATTTATAGAATAGTTCAAAAAAAGCACACCCTCAACAAAGCAGTGCAAACTTTAGTTCAGTAAGCCACAGTAATTAGATAAGGCTAACTAGCTCTTGATCTCCTGATCTATATGGATTCTACTTGATGAGGTGATTCATCAGTATTTTGCTTTGTTGTCATCGATTTTTGTTATGATCCGGATTTGTTACAAGAAGCAATAAACAGGAGTATCAAACAAATACCAAATAATTTAAATAGGAGATCAGATACAATAAGCGTTACATGCTTGTATTACCTACTGTTACATACTCTGTGTGGATTATTCTGAGAAAGTTACTGATAATGTTTTagatttatttcttcttgtcccATTTAATATTTAAGTTGAATATGTAAGGTTATAGTTTTAGTCATTAGGGAAGTATTCCTGCCATAGATTCCAAGCgatataattatttaaaGTCACTGAACAAGAACCTTCTACCGTATAGTACTGTGTTACCTAACGCCAATGTAGACAATGCTAATGGCCACACTCTTCCGTATCTCAGAGCTTTAACGGATCCTTTACCACTCACTATCATATACAGAGCTGACCATGCAGTAACAAACCCTGCACCATTCTCTAAGTCACCATCATTTATAATGTATGCTCCCAGCAACTGAGCACCACCGAAAAGCATCGCTGCTTTATTGGATGGGCCTATCGTTCTAGTAGAATTTCTCGATGAAGGCATCGAGAGTACATTCTTCATAACACCTTTTGCAGACGATGCTGGCGATGTCATCCCTGCAGTAGCACTCATCTGTGGTGATACCATAGGTGTAGCCAAAAGGGCTAACCCATTCACCACCGCCGGATAAGGTGTAGCGGTCAACTGATATGCCTGTGCGCTCAACGATTCGTTCTTACCAACACTCGCCATTTCTAATAATGTAACTATGGTTGTATTACACTTGATGAATTGATAGATAAACTCAATTGCCTATACCTAATAtactattttattttcattatatattaaattGCGATGAGGGATGCCGAATAATCTAATTCCAATGAATTTAATGAGCTTCTGTCAGAGAAAGTGCCGTACAAGGAAAGCAAATGGGTAACTTTTCAAGACCCTTAAAATGCTTTATTATCTGGTCATGGAAGAGTCACATGATTATTCCATGAAAGCCGTAGCATATAGAGCTCAACAGTCTCACAAGTACCTATTTGTAATCATTTCGgatattgtaatatttaataGAGCTAATAATAGTACTtctttattcttttatattggtatttgaaaataatatattatacatTAATTTTACAATTTTGGCATCCTTTtgaccaaaaaaaatattaataatatttactgcattttttaatttcgAAAGGAGTATCTATGATCTTTCACCTCTCAATCTTCTGGCCAACTTGATATCCTTCTTTTGAATGGTAACACGCTTGGCATGGATGGCAGCCAAGTTGGTATCTTCGAACAAGGAGACCAAGTAGGCTTCGACGGATTCCTGTAGAGCACCAATGGCAGAGGATTGGAATCTTAGATCGGTCTTGAAATCTTGAGCAATTTCTCTAACTAATCTTTGGAATGGCAACTTTCTGATCAATAGTTCAGTAGACTTTTGGAATCTTCTGATTTCTCTCAAAGCGACAGTACCTGGCTTATATCTGTGAGGCTTCTTGACACCACCGGTAGATGGAGCGGACTTTCTGGCAGCCTTGGAGGCCAATTGCTTTCTTGGTGCTTTACCACCAGTAGACTTTCTTGCGGTTTGCTTTGTTCTAGCCATAATGGATGTATTTGTTTGTCTGTTCTAATTTGTAGTGAATAAAGGAATATTGAAATAATACTTGAAAGAACTTTCTGAAAGGGTACTCTACGAATCTACAAAATGTCACCAACTTATATACAACCTTTCAAGACAACAAATGGGTAAACAACCTAGTAAACAACCATTGAAgcaaaattcaaataacGTGTTTGGTGTTTCAGCAATTCTATAATATGTATACGATTTATTGCTACACCAAAGAACACGTATGAATTTTTAGAAGTTTTGCAGGAAATTCACCAACCATTCTTCAGCTTCGTGTTCACTACTATATGTTAACTGCGTTCCATAACGCCAGTCAGTAACATGCTACTATTATCACAAACCTGCTATACTTCATTATGGTATGTTACAATTCCAACTATTTCGCGTCCCAGAAGCTTtgattttttcaaatagtgTGGTACTGCATTTTCTGAGCACAAATAACCTAAATTTCGCGTTTGTTTACACTTTCTCGAGAACAATAGtaaaaacttcaaataaCTAGCTCAAGGCAATACTAGGTGTGTTTTCAATAGCAGTAACTAACTCGAGTGTCACGACTTCGAATGGCATTCAAATTTGGCTGGTGACACTATTAGGTCAGTTtaacatatatataaaagcGGCCTATCTTCAAGAGTAAATTTATTTCTCAATTGCGTTTTATTCAGAATTATTCTTTACTTCCAAACACTacaacaataaatatagtAAATAATGTCCGGTAGAGGTAAAGGTGGTAAAGGTTTGGGTAAAGGTGGTGCTAAGCGTCACAGAAAGATCCTAAGAGATAACATTCAAGGTATTACCAAGCCAGCTATTAGAAGACTAGCAAGAAGAGGTGGTGTTAAGCGTATTTCTGGTTTGATTTACGAAGAAGTTAGAGCTGTTCTAAAGTCCTTTTTGGAATCTGTCATCAGAGACGCCGTCACTTACACTGAACACGCCAAGAGAAAGACTGTCACTTCTCTAGATGTTGTCTACGCTTTGAAGAGACAAGGTAGAACCCTTTACGGTTTCGGTGGTTAAACGTTGTTTCAACTGTACAAAGCAGTTTTGTATATATCACAATATTCATCAATACTGGGTTAGAAGCAAGTAAGgctttttttcaattacaTTAACGCATAGACGTATAATTAGTATGGTCAGGTAGttgtattttatatttcttatAATTTAAGTATCGTTTTAATTTAACCTGTTTACCATTAAACACACAATTCGACAATGCCCAATTGATTTAGGGACTCATAAATTTTATGTTAGCATTTTAAAACACCTCCTAAGTTAGACTGCGTAAAAATGGAAGATTGTTATTAAAATAAGTTATAGAATTGAACGTTTCTTATATACTGTTAAAAGTCATTAcaggaattgaaaaatttgttgataaaTTGGGAATACTTGACTTATCAATTTTTATTGCTTATCAACCTTAAAGGGTGCAGGTGGTTGGCCCGTCAACTCTCTTATTAGAGCAATGTCTTCGGAGACCTCCTCTGTTTTCAATGATTGAAGCGGTGGTGCAGTTTTCATAGAATATCGCTGCGTTCCCCTTGGCTTCTTCTTATCCGAGCTTGACTTGTTACCATCTTTACCTCCAACGTTCTTGTCCCCAAATAACAGGTTGTATAACTCTGAACTATCGCCAATACTTTGTAAAAATTCAGTATCTGAATTCATATCGGTTCTGTACCCCCCACTATTATTCTGTCTTTGGGAACCCCTACCAGAAGGACTAGCGTAAGGATTGGCACCATATCGACCACCATCTGAGTCCTCTGTATTATAACTTTTACCATAGTTATAACCATCGCCGTTAATACCACCACTAGTATATCCACTAGTGGCATTTCCACCGTTTCCACCTTCCAGACCGGAACCTTCTCTTCCAAGAACAACTCTTCTTCTCAATGACCTCCTCTCATTGCCGAACCCCGATAAACCAGTATCAGTGGCACTCTCATTTGCAGTATCTCTCCCAAAATCATTGGAAGAGGATTCCCACCCGCTTGCGGTGTGACTCCTTGTGTTTTTTTGATAGTGCGGCCTGTCGTAGTCCATAGAATAAGTATGAATATTTGCAACATCCATAAGAAgcctttcttcttgtagTTTTTTAGTTTTCATCTCGATGTTTTGATAGAGTCTCTCTTTACATATTTTGACCAACCTCTCATGATCTTCTTTAGTTTTCTCAATCTCCTCTTGAAACTCTATTCCCGATCTGTATACCCTATACTCTTCATAAAGTCGCAGTCTCACAAGTTCAA
This is a stretch of genomic DNA from Nakaseomyces glabratus chromosome M, complete sequence. It encodes these proteins:
- the SDS3 gene encoding Sds3p (CAGL0M06699g~Protein of unknown function), translated to MEEMEVQKRLTSKDVPRKDKRRVNLENRVGKIQQSFILERDSYYRDRLTSLQTDLTSLHQGNNELFMRKLRDLEEARDLELVRLRLYEEYRVYRSGIEFQEEIEKTKEDHERLVKICKERLYQNIEMKTKKLQEERLLMDVANIHTYSMDYDRPHYQKNTRSHTASGWESSSNDFGRDTANESATDTGLSGFGNERRSLRRRVVLGREGSGLEGGNGGNATSGYTSGGINGDGYNYGKSYNTEDSDGGRYGANPYASPSGRGSQRQNNSGGYRTDMNSDTEFLQSIGDSSELYNLLFGDKNVGGKDGNKSSSDKKKPRGTQRYSMKTAPPLQSLKTEEVSEDIALIRELTGQPPAPFKVDKQ
- the HHF2 gene encoding histone H4 (CAGL0M06677g~Ortholog(s) have role in histone H3-K79 methylation, sexual sporulation resulting in formation of a cellular spore and nucleus localization): MSGRGKGGKGLGKGGAKRHRKILRDNIQGITKPAIRRLARRGGVKRISGLIYEEVRAVLKSFLESVIRDAVTYTEHAKRKTVTSLDVVYALKRQGRTLYGFGG